In one window of Candidatus Eisenbacteria bacterium DNA:
- a CDS encoding carbohydrate ABC transporter permease, translated as MKRAGPAVLVNATLVILAALTLVPLAWMISASLMPAGEANQFPPPLLPSRPTLDHYRELFTRLNLGRNFLNSLFVTVVTTAVSVMLNAMAGYAFAKLKFRGRDALFHILLGALVIPTQVGMLPLFLLLQKMGFLNTMFGVMVPYLCSVFGIFMVRQYALSIPDDLLDAARIDGASEKRIFWEVVLPVIQPILAVQAAFNFLATWNDFLWPLIVLSDEKRFTLPVAIASLVGEHVQDTELMMAGAVLTVLPVVVLFLALQRFYVEGVMMGSTKG; from the coding sequence ATGAAGCGCGCGGGGCCGGCAGTGTTGGTGAACGCCACGCTCGTGATCCTCGCGGCGCTGACGCTCGTTCCGCTGGCGTGGATGATCTCGGCGTCGCTGATGCCGGCCGGCGAGGCGAATCAGTTTCCGCCGCCGCTGCTGCCGAGCCGTCCGACGCTCGACCATTACCGTGAGCTGTTCACGCGCCTCAATCTGGGGCGCAATTTCCTCAACAGCCTGTTCGTCACGGTGGTCACCACCGCCGTGTCGGTGATGCTCAATGCGATGGCCGGCTATGCGTTCGCAAAGCTCAAGTTCCGTGGGCGCGATGCGCTGTTCCACATTCTGCTCGGCGCGCTCGTGATCCCGACGCAGGTGGGGATGCTGCCGTTGTTCCTGCTGCTGCAGAAGATGGGCTTCCTCAACACGATGTTCGGCGTGATGGTGCCGTACCTGTGCAGCGTGTTCGGCATCTTCATGGTGCGCCAGTACGCGCTCTCGATCCCCGACGACCTGCTCGACGCTGCGCGCATCGACGGCGCGTCCGAGAAGCGGATCTTCTGGGAGGTGGTGCTGCCGGTCATCCAGCCGATCCTCGCGGTGCAGGCGGCCTTCAACTTCCTCGCGACCTGGAACGACTTCCTGTGGCCGCTGATCGTGCTGTCCGACGAGAAGCGCTTCACGCTGCCGGTCGCGATCGCAAGCCTGGTCGGCGAGCACGTGCAGGACACCGAACTGATGATGGCGGGCGCAGTACTCACGGTGCTGCCGGTGGTGGTGCTGTTCCTCGCCCTGCAGCGCTTCTACGTGGAGGGCGTGATGATGGGGAGCACCAAGGGATGA
- a CDS encoding sugar ABC transporter permease encodes MTVRALRRQDATAWVFLAPALILIAVFFVVPVVTGFVMSFTDFDIYAIGDPSVARWIGGRNYQQALTDPEFWNALRNTFVYVLVGGPLSVAASLVAAVLVNAKLARFKSTFRVIFYMPVVTTLVAVAIVWRYLYHPRYGLIDSALAGLGIQGPDWLGDPHLALFSIIILAVWKNFGYNMLIFVAGLQSIPAEHYEAARLDGAGGLAQFRHITLPALAPTFLFVGINTMVASFQLFPEPYVMTQGGPLRSTVSIVLLMYEQGFRWWRLGLASSIAFLLFGIMLIGAMIQLRIQKGRGA; translated from the coding sequence ATGACGGTGCGCGCGTTGCGGAGGCAGGATGCGACGGCGTGGGTGTTCCTTGCGCCGGCCCTGATCCTGATCGCGGTGTTCTTCGTGGTGCCGGTCGTCACCGGATTCGTGATGAGCTTCACCGACTTCGACATCTACGCGATCGGCGATCCCTCGGTCGCTCGCTGGATCGGCGGGCGCAACTACCAGCAGGCGCTCACCGACCCCGAGTTCTGGAACGCGCTGCGCAACACCTTCGTCTACGTGCTGGTCGGCGGCCCGCTGTCGGTGGCGGCATCGCTGGTCGCCGCGGTGCTCGTGAACGCGAAGCTGGCGCGCTTCAAGTCGACCTTTCGCGTGATTTTCTACATGCCGGTCGTCACCACGCTGGTCGCGGTCGCGATCGTGTGGCGCTACCTCTACCACCCGCGCTACGGACTCATCGACTCCGCGCTGGCGGGGCTCGGTATCCAGGGCCCCGACTGGCTCGGCGATCCGCACCTCGCGCTGTTCTCGATCATCATCCTCGCGGTGTGGAAGAACTTCGGCTACAACATGCTGATCTTCGTCGCCGGGCTGCAGAGCATCCCCGCGGAGCACTACGAGGCCGCGCGGCTCGACGGTGCGGGCGGCCTCGCTCAGTTCCGCCACATCACGCTGCCGGCGCTCGCCCCCACCTTCCTGTTCGTCGGGATCAACACCATGGTGGCGAGCTTCCAGCTGTTTCCGGAGCCCTACGTGATGACGCAGGGCGGACCGCTTCGCAGCACCGTCAGCATTGTGCTGCTCATGTACGAGCAGGGCTTCCGATGGTGGCGCCTCGGGCTCGCGTCCTCGATCGCGTTCCTGCTGTTCGGGATCATGCTGATTGGCGCGATGATCCAGTTGCGCATCCAGAAGGGTCGTGGCGCATGA
- a CDS encoding sugar ABC transporter substrate-binding protein has translation MPAFVSCAPAPNQVTLRFWAMGREGEVVEELVRDFELENPGVRVEVQQIPWSAAHEKLLTAQVGGSAPDLSQLGNTWIAEFVALRALRPLDGFVDTSSTVSARGFFAGSWDGNVVDGQVYGLPWYVDTRVLFYRRDLLAQAGYREMPTTWAEWRRAMEAIKRVVGPERFAIFLPVNEWNPPMILGLQAGSPILRDNATRGAFSQPEFAGAFTFFVDLFKSHLAPPLSNSEIANMYQEFERGYFAMVITGPWNLGEFRRRLSPAAQSQWTTAPLPGPDGPGLSMAGGSSLVMFRGTRHPEEAWKLMEFLSRPDQQVRFYELTGDLPARVEAWRDSALTRDPATAAFGRQMERVAPWPKVPEWEPIAIRLQDWAERAVRGSVAPDVALRSLDREVDRMLEKRRWLLEHRR, from the coding sequence CTGCCCGCATTCGTGAGCTGCGCGCCGGCGCCGAATCAGGTGACGCTGCGCTTCTGGGCGATGGGCCGCGAGGGCGAGGTGGTCGAGGAGCTGGTGCGGGACTTCGAACTCGAGAATCCCGGCGTGCGCGTCGAAGTCCAGCAGATCCCGTGGTCGGCCGCACACGAGAAGCTGCTCACCGCGCAGGTCGGCGGATCAGCGCCCGACCTCTCGCAGCTCGGCAATACCTGGATCGCCGAGTTCGTGGCGCTGCGCGCACTGCGGCCGCTCGATGGATTCGTCGACACCTCGAGCACCGTGTCGGCGCGTGGTTTCTTCGCCGGAAGCTGGGATGGCAACGTCGTCGACGGCCAGGTGTACGGACTGCCCTGGTATGTCGACACGCGCGTGCTCTTCTATCGGCGCGATCTGCTCGCACAGGCCGGCTACCGTGAGATGCCGACCACCTGGGCCGAGTGGCGACGCGCGATGGAAGCGATCAAGCGCGTGGTGGGACCGGAGCGATTTGCGATCTTCCTTCCGGTCAACGAATGGAATCCACCCATGATCCTGGGGCTCCAGGCGGGCTCTCCGATCCTGCGCGACAATGCGACGCGCGGCGCGTTCTCGCAGCCGGAGTTCGCGGGCGCATTCACGTTCTTCGTCGACCTGTTCAAGAGCCACCTCGCTCCGCCGCTCTCGAACAGCGAGATCGCGAACATGTACCAGGAGTTCGAACGCGGCTACTTCGCAATGGTGATCACCGGTCCCTGGAACCTCGGCGAGTTCCGGCGCCGATTGTCTCCCGCGGCGCAATCGCAGTGGACCACCGCCCCGCTGCCGGGCCCCGACGGCCCGGGGCTCTCGATGGCCGGCGGATCCTCGCTCGTGATGTTTCGCGGCACCCGTCACCCCGAGGAAGCGTGGAAGCTGATGGAGTTCCTGTCGCGGCCCGATCAGCAGGTGCGCTTCTACGAGCTCACCGGCGATCTGCCGGCCCGCGTCGAAGCGTGGCGCGACTCTGCGCTCACACGCGATCCTGCGACCGCGGCCTTCGGACGCCAGATGGAACGCGTCGCACCGTGGCCCAAGGTGCCGGAGTGGGAGCCGATCGCGATCCGGCTGCAGGATTGGGCCGAGCGCGCGGTGCGCGGCAGCGTCGCCCCCGACGTGGCACTCCGCTCGCTCGATCGCGAGGTCGATCGCATGCTCGAAAAACGGCGCTGGCTGCTGGAGCACAGGCGATGA
- a CDS encoding Tat pathway signal protein has translation MTVWSAGCAGIFARRWALLVALVVALPIGSCREAQVRSQASALGLSEPRVEAFVDSLQRHSFLYFWELGDTTRGLTPDRYPTPSFASTGAMGFALTSYPIGAERGWVTRAAAARRVLATLRFLWTAPHDSSASATGYRGFYYHFLEPGTGRRFEQVELSTVDSGLLLGGALFCQSYFDQGDAAEVEIRALAESLYRRVDWKWAQVRPPTIALAWSPEEGFIPYDWRGYNEAMIMMILALGSPTHPVEPEAWQAWTQNYQWGTFEGHEHLGFPPLFGHQYSHIWVDFRGIADSYMRAKGIDYFENSRRATLAQRDYAIRNPNGWKDYGAEVWGLSACDGPVDTTLMLLGKSRKLRTYSARGAAFFHVEDDGTLAPTAAAGSIAFAPEVVIPSLMAMREKYGAPLYGRYGFLDAFNPSLDQPIRLQHGQVVPGVGWFDTDWLGIDEGPIVCMIENLRSELVWKHMRTNPHLIRGLRRAGFTGGWLDRAPSAP, from the coding sequence ATGACCGTGTGGTCGGCTGGATGCGCCGGAATCTTCGCGCGACGTTGGGCGCTCCTGGTCGCGTTGGTGGTGGCACTTCCGATCGGGTCGTGTCGCGAGGCTCAGGTTCGATCGCAGGCGAGTGCGCTCGGGCTCTCCGAGCCCCGGGTCGAGGCGTTCGTCGACTCGCTCCAACGCCACAGCTTTCTCTACTTCTGGGAGCTCGGTGACACCACGCGGGGGCTCACTCCGGATCGCTACCCGACGCCTTCGTTCGCGAGCACCGGAGCGATGGGATTTGCGCTCACGTCCTATCCGATCGGAGCGGAACGCGGCTGGGTCACGCGCGCGGCGGCCGCCCGGCGCGTGCTGGCGACGTTGCGATTCCTCTGGACGGCGCCGCACGACTCGAGCGCCAGCGCCACCGGGTATCGCGGCTTCTACTACCACTTCCTCGAGCCCGGCACCGGGCGTCGATTCGAGCAGGTCGAACTTTCGACCGTCGACTCCGGCCTGCTGCTCGGGGGGGCGCTGTTCTGCCAGTCGTACTTCGATCAAGGTGATGCTGCCGAAGTCGAGATTCGAGCGCTCGCCGAGTCGCTCTATCGCCGCGTCGACTGGAAGTGGGCCCAGGTGCGCCCACCGACGATCGCGCTGGCCTGGAGCCCGGAGGAAGGCTTCATTCCCTACGACTGGCGGGGCTACAACGAGGCGATGATCATGATGATTCTGGCGCTCGGCTCGCCGACTCATCCGGTCGAGCCCGAGGCGTGGCAGGCGTGGACCCAGAACTACCAGTGGGGCACGTTCGAGGGCCACGAGCACCTGGGATTTCCGCCCCTGTTCGGGCACCAGTACTCGCACATCTGGGTGGACTTCCGCGGCATCGCCGATTCGTACATGCGCGCGAAGGGCATCGACTATTTCGAGAACTCGCGCCGCGCGACCCTCGCCCAGCGCGACTATGCGATCCGGAATCCCAACGGCTGGAAGGACTACGGAGCGGAGGTGTGGGGCCTCTCGGCATGTGACGGGCCCGTCGACACGACGCTCATGCTGCTCGGCAAGTCGCGCAAGCTGCGCACCTACTCCGCGCGCGGAGCGGCGTTCTTCCACGTCGAGGACGATGGCACGCTGGCTCCGACTGCGGCCGCGGGCTCGATCGCATTCGCGCCCGAGGTGGTGATTCCCTCACTGATGGCGATGCGAGAAAAATACGGCGCACCGCTCTATGGACGATATGGATTCCTCGACGCGTTCAATCCCTCGCTCGACCAGCCCATTCGGCTGCAGCATGGTCAGGTGGTCCCGGGCGTCGGCTGGTTCGACACGGACTGGCTCGGAATCGACGAGGGGCCGATCGTGTGCATGATCGAGAACCTGCGCTCCGAACTGGTGTGGAAACACATGCGGACCAATCCTCATCTGATTCGTGGACTGCGCCGCGCCGGCTTCACGGGCGGCTGGCTCGACCGCGCACCCTCCGCTCCATGA
- a CDS encoding LacI family DNA-binding transcriptional regulator → MATIRDVAREAGVSIATISRVFNASARVSEDTTSRVREVAERMGYWPNGAARSLITKRTNAIGVLLPDLYGEFFSEVIRGIDLTARREGYHLVVSSSHADSNELLTALQTVRGRIDGLIVMAPDLADSAPFDESALRFPIVLVNPGFTTTRCASVSTDNVTGARAMVRHLAALGHREIAFIGGPPSNLDARQRQQGYHEALAELGLPATPGLEVTGSFTESSGFEATRELLSRTRRLGAIFCANDCMAVGAMSALRQAGLRVPDDVALAGFDDISIASYLTPRLSSVRVEASRLGERAVQLLLGCLARVAAPGPRQPMPHEILPTSLVVRESSGATPDRVMQTANGSAVPSS, encoded by the coding sequence ATGGCAACCATTCGTGACGTGGCCCGCGAGGCGGGCGTCTCGATCGCCACTATCTCACGTGTTTTCAACGCCAGCGCGCGCGTGAGCGAAGACACGACCTCACGGGTCCGCGAAGTGGCGGAGCGCATGGGGTACTGGCCCAACGGTGCCGCCCGCAGCCTTATCACCAAGCGGACCAACGCGATCGGCGTGCTGCTGCCCGACCTCTATGGCGAGTTCTTCTCCGAGGTGATTCGCGGCATCGATCTCACGGCGCGGCGCGAGGGCTATCACCTGGTGGTTTCGAGCTCCCACGCCGATTCCAACGAGCTGCTGACCGCGCTCCAGACGGTGCGAGGACGCATCGACGGCTTGATCGTGATGGCACCCGATCTGGCCGACTCGGCTCCGTTCGACGAATCGGCGCTGCGCTTTCCGATCGTGCTCGTCAATCCCGGCTTCACGACGACTCGCTGTGCCTCGGTCAGCACCGACAACGTCACGGGTGCCCGCGCGATGGTGCGTCACCTGGCGGCGCTGGGTCATCGCGAGATCGCCTTCATCGGCGGACCGCCTTCGAATCTCGATGCGCGCCAGCGTCAGCAGGGCTACCACGAGGCGCTCGCCGAGCTCGGCCTGCCGGCGACCCCGGGGCTCGAGGTCACAGGATCGTTCACCGAGTCGTCGGGCTTCGAGGCGACGCGCGAGTTGCTGTCGCGCACTCGTCGCCTGGGCGCGATCTTCTGCGCGAACGACTGCATGGCGGTCGGCGCGATGAGTGCGCTTCGCCAGGCGGGACTGCGCGTCCCGGACGACGTGGCACTCGCCGGCTTCGACGACATTTCGATCGCCAGCTATCTCACGCCACGCCTCTCCAGTGTGCGAGTCGAGGCTTCACGCCTCGGCGAACGCGCGGTTCAGCTGCTGCTCGGCTGTCTCGCGCGCGTGGCGGCCCCCGGGCCGCGGCAGCCGATGCCGCACGAGATTCTCCCGACCTCGCTCGTGGTTCGCGAGTCGAGTGGTGCCACGCCTGATCGAGTGATGCAGACCGCCAACGGCTCGGCGGTGCCAAGCTCCTGA
- a CDS encoding T9SS type A sorting domain-containing protein: MRARIFAVAALALFLAATAHAQVARQDVFWARSTGGAAITLDGLLNEPAWAQAESLKIRWQQDTGIPGSGYKAEGGILPVDPTRATIKFLTVGNRLYMAAIVPDSSIGGSEEFNRFDGILMQFKDKTVVGAHPAPPAEFLYSWWYPGTSQNPRAVNKLPGFVGKWGNFPPDTARTPTQIDNWNAVTVVTGITNADGISPADSTDKRWVVEMMFNLEGVGYDITDADGDIVAFNLSLYDCDWFWTNPLSFFFSVNRTWWQGPWGNSAGYNSVRLFARPNVTIASGAVPVVAPELIVPNAGNYPVPAIDGQLNDQVWSHAPHFDIRYGDDANFATYPGLGPVLSGQYQPVIAGNQAFIGDPADATVYYFVRDDSLFLGFDVRDQFVQYSLDENLYDGFRVSLNEYTLHDLVDHVLQGRRLTFQVGPTGQAKTLDYLTTMQDTSGTARVRLFLKPGTVVDNPPQALDNGYQAELVVNLRGLGYPAGLGERRLHWGITHIDGDQFSAPEDTYGARAWWFREYDSTSGPVWAHLSATQFVTGVGDGDPTPAGPSLALLGSHPNPFKFGTAVRFSLPREADVRLDVYDLQGRHVSRVAGGRLAAGPQQLQVLGQSWRSGVYLYRLRMIDPATGVELASANGRMLKVN, translated from the coding sequence ATGAGAGCCCGAATTTTCGCGGTCGCGGCGCTCGCGCTGTTTCTCGCCGCGACGGCCCACGCACAGGTTGCACGTCAGGACGTGTTCTGGGCCCGCTCGACCGGGGGAGCCGCGATCACGCTGGATGGTTTGCTCAATGAGCCGGCGTGGGCGCAGGCCGAGTCACTCAAGATTCGCTGGCAGCAGGACACCGGCATTCCGGGCAGCGGTTACAAGGCGGAGGGCGGCATCCTGCCGGTCGATCCGACCCGTGCCACGATCAAGTTCCTGACCGTCGGCAATCGCCTCTACATGGCGGCGATCGTGCCGGACAGCTCGATCGGCGGCTCCGAGGAGTTCAATCGCTTCGACGGCATCCTCATGCAGTTCAAGGACAAGACGGTCGTGGGTGCGCATCCGGCGCCGCCGGCCGAGTTCCTGTACTCGTGGTGGTACCCGGGCACCTCGCAGAACCCGCGTGCGGTCAACAAGCTTCCGGGCTTCGTCGGCAAGTGGGGCAACTTCCCGCCCGACACGGCACGCACTCCGACCCAGATCGACAACTGGAACGCGGTCACGGTCGTGACCGGCATCACGAATGCCGACGGCATCAGCCCGGCCGATTCGACCGACAAGCGCTGGGTGGTCGAGATGATGTTCAACCTCGAGGGCGTTGGTTACGACATCACGGACGCCGACGGCGACATCGTCGCGTTCAACCTCTCGCTCTACGACTGCGACTGGTTCTGGACCAACCCGCTGAGCTTCTTCTTCTCGGTGAACCGCACCTGGTGGCAGGGCCCGTGGGGAAACTCGGCGGGCTACAACTCGGTGCGTCTGTTCGCGCGTCCGAACGTGACGATCGCATCGGGCGCGGTTCCGGTCGTCGCCCCGGAGTTGATCGTTCCGAACGCCGGCAACTACCCGGTGCCCGCGATCGACGGTCAGCTGAACGACCAGGTGTGGTCGCACGCGCCGCACTTCGACATTCGCTACGGTGACGATGCGAACTTTGCGACCTACCCGGGTCTCGGGCCGGTGCTCAGCGGTCAGTATCAGCCGGTGATCGCCGGCAACCAGGCGTTCATCGGGGATCCGGCCGACGCGACGGTCTACTACTTCGTGCGCGATGACTCGCTGTTCCTCGGCTTCGACGTCCGCGACCAGTTCGTGCAGTACAGCCTCGATGAGAACCTGTACGACGGCTTCCGCGTGTCGCTCAATGAGTACACGCTGCACGACTTGGTCGATCACGTGCTGCAGGGTCGGCGCCTCACGTTCCAGGTCGGACCGACCGGTCAGGCGAAGACGCTCGACTATCTGACCACGATGCAGGACACCTCCGGCACCGCCCGCGTGCGGCTGTTCCTCAAGCCCGGAACCGTCGTCGACAACCCGCCGCAGGCGCTCGACAACGGTTACCAGGCAGAGCTGGTCGTCAACCTGCGCGGACTCGGATACCCGGCCGGACTCGGCGAGCGTCGTCTTCACTGGGGCATCACGCACATCGATGGCGACCAGTTCTCGGCGCCCGAGGACACGTATGGCGCGCGGGCATGGTGGTTCCGCGAGTACGACAGCACGAGCGGTCCGGTGTGGGCGCATCTGTCGGCGACCCAGTTCGTCACCGGCGTCGGCGACGGCGATCCGACCCCCGCGGGACCTTCGCTCGCACTGCTCGGCAGTCATCCGAACCCGTTCAAGTTCGGCACCGCGGTCCGCTTTTCGCTGCCCCGAGAGGCCGACGTTCGACTCGACGTCTACGACCTGCAGGGGCGCCACGTGAGCCGGGTTGCGGGCGGTCGTCTCGCCGCCGGCCCCCAGCAGCTCCAGGTGCTCGGCCAGTCGTGGCGTTCGGGCGTCTACCTGTATCGTCTGCGCATGATCGATCCCGCGACCGGGGTCGAGCTCGCGAGCGCGAACGGCCGCATGCTCAAGGTGAACTGA
- a CDS encoding TonB-dependent receptor: protein MLPLRLRLAAAVCMLAVAVVPWLAVAGTTGKVSGRVVDPAGKPLLAVNVILVGARLGAVSDESGEFSILNVPPGTYDLKASLIGRQSMTLTGLVVSADRTSKADLTLREQAVGLEEIVVTAKRPVVESDLTSTRFIVRAEEIAKLPVQDLQELVNLQAGVVDGHVRGGRTGEVQYQVNGVSVNNLYDNSAGIKLDRSLLQEVQVISGTFDAEYGQALSGVVNAVLKSGSDRFEWNAELYAGDYLFDGGRETAPGHVPGDRLVSDSFRPISTHNMQASVSGPSGLSQTTFLVSGRWFVNRDYLRGSRYFLPTDQNDFQNQILHPNGDGLTQSLGYSKEWSGLAKLTNKHWSSVTMSYEALFNAIEGRRGGHEGGGTFRWRYNPDGMKTQHTLNLVHGFDWTQRLSKNSFYNLTWRQNRVDYTDWAYEDVFDPRYDAAGAPQSDPSFENDAYIQGVDLGRFEQNTDAWIAKASATSQIHRYHLVKVGGEIQRPRVRFGAPGTLTFGTVDGREQMIRHIDEPPDYPGVYTYNPVLASAFAQDQVEWRDLTVRAGLRFEFFDARSTIPSDLANPANSIQGAPQSVPKATTNRMSFSPRVGISYPVGARAAVFFSYGHFYQLPGLGQIFGNADYSILENLQAGDVRFGVLGNPDIKPERTVQYEFGYKHAITSDLGLDFTAFYKDIRDLLGVEFVDTYAASEYARLTNVDFGNVLGLTLALDQRAVGPLSATMDYTWQVAEGNASDPRETATRAENGEDPRPRLVPLNWDQRHTLNLTFTLSNPDRYTAAAIVRVVSGQPYTPEITTGFGGGLEANSGRKPNGMLIDVRGEHFLSTRRGVRMFARVFNLFDTRIYNGFVFADTGSPDYSRTPGANRAALADPLRFYSPRRVEVGLTASGFLGGGGAK, encoded by the coding sequence ATGCTGCCCCTCCGTCTTCGACTGGCCGCCGCCGTGTGCATGCTCGCGGTGGCGGTCGTGCCGTGGCTCGCCGTTGCCGGCACGACCGGCAAGGTGAGCGGGCGCGTCGTTGACCCGGCGGGCAAGCCGTTGCTCGCGGTGAATGTGATCCTGGTCGGTGCGCGTCTCGGTGCCGTGTCCGACGAGTCCGGCGAGTTCTCGATCCTCAATGTGCCGCCCGGCACGTACGACCTGAAGGCGAGCCTGATCGGCCGCCAGTCGATGACGCTGACCGGACTCGTCGTGTCGGCGGACCGGACCAGCAAGGCCGACCTGACGCTGCGCGAGCAGGCCGTCGGACTCGAGGAGATCGTGGTGACCGCGAAGCGTCCGGTGGTCGAATCCGATCTCACCAGCACGCGATTCATCGTGCGCGCCGAGGAGATCGCGAAGCTTCCGGTGCAGGACCTGCAGGAGCTCGTGAACCTTCAGGCGGGCGTCGTCGACGGCCACGTGCGAGGCGGCCGCACCGGTGAGGTGCAGTATCAGGTGAACGGTGTGAGCGTGAACAACCTGTACGACAACTCGGCGGGCATCAAGCTCGACCGCTCGCTGCTCCAGGAAGTGCAGGTGATCAGCGGCACCTTCGACGCCGAGTACGGCCAGGCGCTGAGCGGCGTAGTCAATGCGGTGCTCAAGTCCGGAAGTGACCGCTTCGAGTGGAACGCGGAGCTCTACGCCGGCGACTACCTGTTCGACGGCGGGCGTGAAACCGCTCCCGGTCACGTGCCGGGCGACCGCCTGGTCTCGGACAGCTTCCGTCCGATCTCGACGCACAACATGCAGGCGAGCGTGAGCGGCCCCTCCGGGCTTTCGCAGACGACGTTCCTCGTGAGTGGACGCTGGTTCGTCAACCGCGACTATCTGCGCGGCTCGCGATACTTCCTGCCGACCGACCAGAACGACTTCCAGAACCAAATCCTCCATCCGAACGGGGACGGTCTCACCCAGTCGCTCGGCTATTCGAAGGAGTGGTCGGGTCTCGCGAAGCTCACGAACAAGCACTGGTCGAGCGTCACCATGAGCTACGAGGCATTGTTCAACGCGATCGAGGGTCGACGGGGCGGCCACGAGGGCGGCGGCACCTTTCGCTGGCGATACAATCCGGACGGCATGAAGACGCAGCACACGCTGAACCTGGTCCACGGCTTCGACTGGACCCAACGGCTCTCGAAGAACTCCTTCTACAACTTGACCTGGCGCCAGAACCGCGTGGACTACACCGATTGGGCCTACGAGGACGTATTCGATCCTCGCTACGATGCGGCGGGCGCACCGCAGAGCGATCCCTCGTTCGAGAACGACGCCTACATCCAGGGTGTCGACCTCGGCCGCTTCGAGCAGAACACCGACGCGTGGATCGCCAAGGCATCGGCCACCAGCCAGATTCATCGCTACCATCTGGTCAAGGTCGGCGGCGAGATCCAGCGTCCGCGCGTCCGGTTCGGCGCACCCGGAACGCTCACGTTCGGTACCGTCGACGGGCGTGAGCAGATGATCCGCCACATCGACGAGCCGCCGGACTACCCGGGCGTCTACACCTACAACCCGGTGCTCGCCTCGGCGTTTGCGCAGGACCAGGTCGAGTGGCGTGACCTCACGGTGCGGGCGGGTTTGCGCTTCGAGTTCTTCGATGCGCGCTCGACGATTCCGAGCGACCTCGCGAATCCCGCAAACTCGATCCAGGGCGCCCCGCAGTCGGTGCCGAAGGCGACCACGAACAGGATGTCGTTCTCGCCGCGCGTCGGCATCTCGTATCCGGTCGGCGCTCGGGCCGCCGTGTTCTTCTCGTACGGGCACTTCTATCAGTTGCCGGGTCTGGGCCAGATCTTCGGCAACGCTGACTATTCGATCCTCGAGAACCTGCAGGCCGGCGACGTGCGCTTCGGCGTGCTCGGGAATCCGGACATCAAGCCCGAGCGCACCGTCCAGTACGAGTTCGGCTACAAGCACGCGATCACGAGCGATCTGGGACTCGACTTCACGGCGTTCTACAAGGACATCCGCGATCTGCTCGGCGTCGAGTTCGTCGACACCTACGCCGCGTCGGAATACGCGCGACTGACGAACGTCGACTTCGGCAACGTGCTGGGCCTGACACTCGCGCTCGATCAGCGCGCAGTCGGACCGCTGAGCGCCACGATGGACTACACGTGGCAAGTCGCCGAGGGGAACGCGAGCGACCCACGGGAGACGGCGACACGCGCCGAGAACGGCGAGGATCCCAGGCCGCGACTCGTTCCGCTCAACTGGGATCAGCGCCACACGTTGAACCTCACGTTCACGCTCTCGAATCCGGACCGCTACACCGCGGCCGCGATCGTGCGTGTGGTGAGCGGGCAGCCCTACACGCCCGAGATCACGACCGGTTTCGGAGGAGGCCTCGAGGCGAACTCGGGGCGCAAGCCGAATGGAATGCTGATCGACGTGCGCGGAGAGCACTTCCTGTCGACGCGTCGCGGCGTCAGGATGTTCGCGCGCGTGTTCAATCTGTTCGACACGCGAATCTACAACGGCTTCGTGTTCGCCGATACGGGCTCGCCCGATTACTCGCGCACGCCGGGGGCCAACCGCGCCGCACTCGCCGATCCGTTGCGCTTCTACTCGCCGCGGCGAGTCGAGGTCGGGCTGACCGCGAGCGGATTCCTGGGTGGGGGGGGAGCGAAATGA